One genomic region from Cygnus olor isolate bCygOlo1 chromosome 29, bCygOlo1.pri.v2, whole genome shotgun sequence encodes:
- the GDF11 gene encoding growth/differentiation factor 11, with protein sequence MAPVLLWLLALVAGGPAGAQPPAAAAAEPACPVCLWRRHSKELRLESIKSQILSKLRLKEAPNITREVVNQLLPKAPPLQQILDLHDFQGDSLQHDEYLEEDEYHATTETVISMAQETDPVVQIEGNPHCCFFNFSPKIMFTKVVKAQLWVYLRPVQHTSTVYLQILRLKPVTEEGSRHIRIRSLKIDLNSRIGHWQSIDFKHVLQNWFKQPQNNWGIEINAFDPNGNDLAVTSLGPGAEGLHPFMELRVLESNKRSRRNLGLDCDEHSTESRCCRYPLTVDFEAFGWDWIIAPKRYKANYCSGQCEYMFMQKYPHTHLVQQANPRGSAGPCCTPTKMSPINMLYFNDKQQIIYGKIPGMVVDRCGCS encoded by the exons ATGGCCCcggtgctgctgtggctgctggcgCTGGTCGCGGGGGGCCCGGCGGGcgcgcagccccccgccgccgccgccgccgagcccgcCTGCCCCGTGTGCCTGTGGCGGCGGCACAGCAAGGAGCTGCGGCTGGAGAGCATCAAGTCGCAGATCCTGAGCAAGCTGCGGCTGAAGGAAGCGCCCAACATCACCCGCGAGGTGGTGAACCAGCTGCTGCCCAAGGCGCCGCCGCTCCAGCAGATCCTCGACCTCCACGACTTCCAGGGCGACTCGCTGCAGCACGACGAGTACCTGGAGGAGGACGAGTACCACGCCACCACCGAGACCGTCATCAGCATGGCCCAGGAAA CCGACCCCGTGGTGCAGATCGAGGGCAACCCCCACTGCTGCTTCTTCAACTTCAGCCCCAAGATCATGTTCACGAAGGTGGTGAAGGCACAGCTGTGGGTGTACCTGCGGCCGGTGCAGCACACCTCCACCGTCTACCTGCAGATCCTCCGCCTCAAGCCGGTGACGGAGGAGGGCAGCCGCCACATCCGCATCCGCTCGCTCAAGATTGACCTCAACTCCCGCATCGGGCACTGGCAGAGCATCGACTTCAAGCACGTGCTGCAGAACTGGTTCAAGCAGCCGCAGAACAACTGGGGCATTGAGATCAACGCCTTCGACCCCAACGGCAACGACCTGGCCGTCACCTCGCTTGGCCCCGGGGCCGAAGGGCTG caccccttcATGGAGCTGAGGGTGCTGGAGAGCAACAAGCGCTCGCGGAGGAACCTGGGGCTGGACTGCGATGAGCACTCGACCGAGTCGCGCTGCTGCCGCTACCCACTCACCGTCGACTTCGAGGCCTTCGGCTGGGACTGGATTATCGCCCCCAAGAGATACAAAGCCAACTACTGCTCGGGGCAGTGCGAGTACATGTTCATGCAGAAGTACCCGCACACCCACCTGGTGCAGCAGGCCAAcccccggggctcggcggggccctgctgcacccccacCAAGATGTCCCCCATCAACATGCTCTACTTCAATGACAAGCAGCAGATCATCTACGGCAAGATCCCGGGCATGGTGGTTGACAGATGTGGATGCTCTTAG